Proteins encoded together in one Urocitellus parryii isolate mUroPar1 chromosome 3, mUroPar1.hap1, whole genome shotgun sequence window:
- the Pnpla6 gene encoding patatin-like phospholipase domain-containing protein 6 isoform X8: MEKPPEPEDSGLSDLLPSLKQSMEAPLQTGMVLGVMIGAGVAVLVTAVLILLVVRRLRVPKTPAPEGPRYRFRKRDKVLFYGRKIMRKVSQSTSSLVDASVSTTSRPRMKKKLKMLNIAKKILRIQKETPTLQRKEPPPAVLEADLTEGDLANSHLPSEVLYMLKNVRVLGHFEKPLFLELCRHMVFQRLSQGDYVFRPGQPDASIYVVQDGLLELCLPGPDGKECVVKEVVPGDSVNSLLSILDVITGHQHPQRTVSARAARDSTVLRLPVEAFSAVFTKYPESLVRVVQIIMVRLQRVTFLALHNYLGLTNELFSHEIQPLRLFPSPGLPSRTSPVRGSKRMISTSATEEPRETPGRPPDPTGSSLPGPIGDPTKPTSLEAPPAPLLSRCISMPVDISGLQGGPRSDFDMAYERGRISVSLQEEASGGPQAAPARTPTQEPREQPAGACEYSYCEDESASGGCPFGPYQGRQTSSIFEAAKRELAKLMRIEDPSLLNSRVLLHHAKAGTVIARQGDQDVSLHFILWGCLHVYQRMIDKAEDVCLFVAQPGELVGQLAVLTGEPLIFTLRAQRDCTFLRISKSDFYEIMRAQPSVVLSAAHTVAARMSPFVRQMDFAIDWTAVEAGRALYRQGDRSDCTYIVLNGRLRSVIQRGSGKKELVGEYGRGDLIGVVEALTRQPRATTVHAVRDTELAKLPEGTLGHIKRRYPQVVTRLIHLLSQKILGNLQQLQGPFPGSGLGVPPHSELTNPASNLSTVAVLPVCAEVPMMAFTLELQHALQAIGPTLLLNSDIIRARLGASALDSIQEFRLSGWLAQQEDAHRIVLYQTDASLTPWTVRCLRQADCILIVGLGDQEPTLGQLEQMLENTAVRALKQLVLLHREEGSGPTRTVEWLNMRSWCSGHLHLRCPRRLFSRRSPAKLHELYEKVFSKRANRHSDFSRLARVLTGNTIALVLGGGGARGCSHIGVLKALEEAGVPVDLVGGTSIGSFIGALYAEERSASRTKQRAREWAKSMTSVLEPMLDLTYPVTSMFTGSAFNRSIHRVFQDKQIEDLWLPYFNVTTDITASAMRVHKDGCVWRYVRASASYCPYLPPLCDPKDGHLLVDGCYVNNVPADIARSMGAKTVIAIDVGSQDETDLSTYGDSLSGWWLLWKRLNPWADKVKVPDMAEIQSRLAYVSCVRQLEVVKSSSYCEYLRPPIDCFKTMDFGKFDQIYDVGYQYGKAVFGGWSRGDVIEKMLTDRRSTDLNESRRADVLAFPSSGFTDLAEIVSRIEPPTSYVSDGCADGEESDCLTEYEEDAGPDCSRDEGGSPEGASPSTASASEMEEEKTVLRHRRFLPQEPPSSAADT, translated from the exons ATGGAGAAGCCACCCGAGCCGGAG GACTCTGGGCTCTCAGACTTGCTGCCCAGCCTGAAGCAGTCAATGGAGGCCCCGCTGCAAACTGGAATG GTGCTGGGCGTGATGATCGGGGCCGGAGTGGCGGTGCTGGTCACGGCCGTGCTCATCCTCCTGGTGGTGCGGAGGCTGCGAGTGCCGA AGACCCCAGCCCCCGAAGGCCCCCGGTATCGGTTCCGGAAGAGGGACAAAGTGCTTTTCTATGGCCGGAAGATTATGCGGAAG GTGTCACAATCCACTTCCTCCCTGGTGGACGCCTCTGTCTCCACCACTTCCCGTCCCCGTATGAAGAAGAAACTTAAGATGCTCAACATTGCCAAGAA GATCCTGCGTATCCAGAAAGAGACACCAACACTTCAGCGGAAGGAGCCCCCGCCCGCAGTGCTGGAGGCTGACCTGACTGAGGGTGACCTGGCCAACTCCCACCTGCCCTCCGAGGTGCTATACATGCTCAAGAATGTCCG GGTGCTGGGCCACTTTGAGAAGCCACTCTTCCTGGAGCTGTGCCGGCACATGGTCTTCCAGCGGCTCAGCCAGGGCGACTATGTCTTCCGGCCAGGCCAGCCGGATGCCAGCATCTACGTGGTGCAGGATGGGCTGCTGGAGCTCTGCCTGCCAGGGCCT GATGGGAAGGAGTGCGTCGTGAAGGAAGTGGTCCCTGGAGACAGTGTCAACAGCCTCCTGAGCATCCTGGATGTCATCACT GGTCACCAGCATCCCCAGCGGACCGTGTCTGCCCGGGCAGCCCGTGACTCCACCGTGCTTCGGCTGCCTGTGGAGGCCTTCTCTGCCGTCTTCACCAAGTACCCCGAGAGCTTGGTGCGGGTGGTGCAG ATCATCATGGTAAGACTGCAGAGAGTCACCTTCCTGGCGCTTCACAACTACCTGGGTCTGACCAATGAGCTCTTCAGTCAT GAGATCCAGCCCTTACGCCTGTTCCCTAGCCCTGGCCTCCCAAGCCGCACCAGCCCAGTGCGTGGCTCCAAGAGGATGATCAGCACATCAGCTACCGAGGAGCCCCGGGAGACCCCTGGCCGGCCGCCTGACCCCACTGGGTCCTCACTGCCTGGACCTATAG GGGACCCCACGAAGCCCACATCCTTGGAagcacccccagcccctctgctgagTCGCTGCATCTCCATGCCAGTGGACATCTCAG GCTTGCAGGGCGGCCCCCGCTCTGACTTCGACATGGCATATGAACGTGGCCGGATCTCTGTGTCCCTGCAAGAAGAGGCCTCTGGGGGGCCCCAGGCAGCCCCTGCTCGG ACCCCAACTCAGGAGCCCCGGGAGCAGCCGGCGGGCGCCTGTGAGTACAGCTACTGTGAGGACGAGTCAGCCAGCGGTGGCTGCCCCTTCGGGCCCTACCAGGGCCGCCAGACAAGCAGCATCTTTGAAGCGGCAAAGCGGGAACTGGCCAAGCTGATGAGGATTGAG gaCCCCTCCCTCCTCAATAGCCGAGTTTTGCTGCATCACGCCAAAGCTGGCACCGTCATTGCCCGCCAGGGGGACCAG GATGTGAGCCTGCACTTCATTCTTTGGGGCTGCCTGCATGTGTACCAGCGCATGATCGACAAGGCGGAGGACGTGTGTCTGTTCGTGGCACAGCCAGGGGAGCTGGTGGGGCAGCTGGCGGTGCTCACCGGGGAACCCCTCATCTTCACACTGCGTGCCCAGCGAGACTGCACCTTCCTGCGCATCTCCAAGTCCGACTTTTATGA GATCATGCGTGCACAGCCCAGTGTGGTGCTGAGCGCTGCGCACACGGTGGCCGCGAGGATGTCGCCCTTTGTGCGCCAGATGGACTTTGCCATAGACTGGACGGCGGTGGAGGCCGGACGAGCGTTGTACAG GCAGGGTGACCGCTCTGACTGCACCTACATAGTGCTCAATGGGCGGCTGCGCAGCGTCATCCAGCGTGGCAGCGGCAAGAAGGAGCTGGTGGGGGAGTATGGCCGTGGGGACCTCATCGGAGTG GTTGAGGCGCTGACCCGGCAGCCGCGAGCCACGACGGTGCACGCAGTGCGCGACACAGAGCTGGCCAAGCTCCCAGAGGGCACCTTGGGCCACATCAAACGTCGGTACCCGCAG GTTGTGACTCGCCTTATCCACCTGTTAAGCCAGAAAATTCTAGGGAATTTGCAGCAGCTGCAAGGACCCTTCCCAG GCTCCGGGCTGGGTGTCCCCCCACACTCGGAACTCACCAACCCAGCCAGCAACCTGTCTACGGTGGCCGTCCTGCCTGTGTGTGCTGAGGTGCCCATGATGGCCTTCACACTGGAGCTCCAGCACGCTCTGCAAGCCATTG GTCCCACACTCCTCCTCAACAGTGACATCATCCGGGCACGCCTGGGAGCCTCTGCGCTGGATAG CATCCAAGAGTTCCGCCTGTCAGGGTGGCTGGCGCAGCAGGAGGATGCGCACCGCATAGTGCTCTACCAGACAGACGCTTCACTGACGCCCTGGACCGTGCGCTGCCTGCGTCAGGCTGACTGTATTCTCATTGTGGGCCTGGGCGACCAGGAGCCCACTCTCGGCCAG CTGGAACAGATGCTCGAGAACACCGCAGTGCGCGCCCTCAAGCAGCTTGTGCTGCTGCACCGTGAGGAGGGCTCCGGCCCCACGCGCACCGTGGAGTGGCTCAACATGCGCAGCTGGTGCTCGGGGCACCTGCATCTGCGCTGTCCACGCCGACTCTTCTCCCGCCGCAGCCCTGCCAAGCTG CATGAGCTCTATGAGAAGGTTTTCTCCAAGCGCGCAAACCGGCACAGCGACTTCTCCCGCTTGGCGCGGGTGCTCACAGGAAACACCATTGCCCTGGTATTGGGCGGGGGTGGAGCCAG AGGCTGCTCACATATTGGGGTGCTGAAGGCACTAGAGGAGGCAGGAGTACCAGTTGACCTGGTGGGTGGCACATCCATCGGCTCCTTCATTGGGGCTCTGTACGCAGAGGAGCGCAGTGCCAGCCGCACTAAGCAACGAGCCCGGGAATGGGCCAAG AGCATGACTTCGGTGCTGGAGCCCATGTTGGACCTCACATACCCTGTCACCTCCATGTTCACCGGTTCAGCCTTTAACCGCAGCATCCACCGTgtcttccaagataagcagatTGAG GACCTGTGGCTGCCGTACTTCAACGTGACCACAGACATCACAGCCTCAGCCATGCGTGTCCACAAAGATG GCTGCGTTTGGCGTTACGTCCGAGCCAGTGCCTCCTACTGCCCCTACCTGCCCCCACTCTGCGACCCCAAGGACGGGCACCTGCTGGTGGACGGGTGCTACGTTAACAACGTGCCAG CGGACATCGCCCGCAGCATGGGTGCCAAAACAGTCATCGCCATCGACGTGGGGAGCCAGGACGAGACAGACCTCAGTACCTATGGGGATAGCCTGTCTGGCTGGTGGCTGCTATGGAAGCGGCTGAACCCCTGGGCAGACAAGGTGAAGGTTCCAGACATGGCAGAGATCCAGTCCCGCCTGGCGTATGTGTCCTGTGTGCGGCAGCTTGAGGTCGTCAAGTCCAGCTCCTACTGCGAGTACCTGCGCCCACCCATTGACTGCTTCAAGACCATGGACTTCGGGAAGTTCGACCAGATCTAT GATGTGGGCTACCAGTACGGGAAGGCCGTGTTTGGAGGCTGGAGCCGGGGCGATGTCATCGAGAAGATGCTGACAGACCGGCGCTCTACAGACCTCAACGAGAGCCGCCGTGCCGAC GTGCTCGCCTTCCCAAGCTCTGGCTTCACTGACTTGGCGGAGATCGTGTCGCGGATTGAGCCCCCCACCAGCTACGTCTCCGACGGCTGTGCTGACG GGGAGGAGTCGGACTGCCTGACGGAGTACGAGGAGGACGCGGGACCCGACTGCTCGAGGGACGAAGGCGGCTCCCCCGAGGGCGCGAGCCCCAGCACGGCCTCAGCCTCGGAGATG gaggaggagaagacagTCCTCCGGCACCGGCGCTTCCTGCCCCAGGAGCCTCCCAGCTCAGCTGCAGACACTTGA
- the Pnpla6 gene encoding patatin-like phospholipase domain-containing protein 6 isoform X6: MEKPPEPEDSGLSDLLPSLKQSMEAPLQTGMVLGVMIGAGVAVLVTAVLILLVVRRLRVPKTPAPEGPRYRFRKRDKVLFYGRKIMRKVSQSTSSLVDASVSTTSRPRMKKKLKMLNIAKKILRIQKETPTLQRKEPPPAVLEADLTEGDLANSHLPSEVLYMLKNVRVLGHFEKPLFLELCRHMVFQRLSQGDYVFRPGQPDASIYVVQDGLLELCLPGPDGKECVVKEVVPGDSVNSLLSILDVITGHQHPQRTVSARAARDSTVLRLPVEAFSAVFTKYPESLVRVVQIIMVRLQRVTFLALHNYLGLTNELFSHEIQPLRLFPSPGLPSRTSPVRGSKRMISTSATEEPRETPGRPPDPTGSSLPGPIGDPTKPTSLEAPPAPLLSRCISMPVDISGLQGGPRSDFDMAYERGRISVSLQEEASGGPQAAPARTPTQEPREQPAGACEYSYCEDESASGGCPFGPYQGRQTSSIFEAAKRELAKLMRIEDPSLLNSRVLLHHAKAGTVIARQGDQDVSLHFILWGCLHVYQRMIDKAEDVCLFVAQPGELVGQLAVLTGEPLIFTLRAQRDCTFLRISKSDFYEIMRAQPSVVLSAAHTVAARMSPFVRQMDFAIDWTAVEAGRALYRQGDRSDCTYIVLNGRLRSVIQRGSGKKELVGEYGRGDLIGVVEALTRQPRATTVHAVRDTELAKLPEGTLGHIKRRYPQVVTRLIHLLSQKILGNLQQLQGPFPAGSGLGVPPHSELTNPASNLSTVAVLPVCAEVPMMAFTLELQHALQAIGPTLLLNSDIIRARLGASALDSIQEFRLSGWLAQQEDAHRIVLYQTDASLTPWTVRCLRQADCILIVGLGDQEPTLGQLEQMLENTAVRALKQLVLLHREEGSGPTRTVEWLNMRSWCSGHLHLRCPRRLFSRRSPAKLHELYEKVFSKRANRHSDFSRLARVLTGNTIALVLGGGGARGCSHIGVLKALEEAGVPVDLVGGTSIGSFIGALYAEERSASRTKQRAREWAKSMTSVLEPMLDLTYPVTSMFTGSAFNRSIHRVFQDKQIEDLWLPYFNVTTDITASAMRVHKDGSLWRYVRASMTLSGYLPPLCDPKDGHLLMDGGYINNLPADIARSMGAKTVIAIDVGSQDETDLSTYGDSLSGWWLLWKRLNPWADKVKVPDMAEIQSRLAYVSCVRQLEVVKSSSYCEYLRPPIDCFKTMDFGKFDQIYDVGYQYGKAVFGGWSRGDVIEKMLTDRRSTDLNESRRADVLAFPSSGFTDLAEIVSRIEPPTSYVSDGCADGEESDCLTEYEEDAGPDCSRDEGGSPEGASPSTASASEMEEEKTVLRHRRFLPQEPPSSAADT; the protein is encoded by the exons ATGGAGAAGCCACCCGAGCCGGAG GACTCTGGGCTCTCAGACTTGCTGCCCAGCCTGAAGCAGTCAATGGAGGCCCCGCTGCAAACTGGAATG GTGCTGGGCGTGATGATCGGGGCCGGAGTGGCGGTGCTGGTCACGGCCGTGCTCATCCTCCTGGTGGTGCGGAGGCTGCGAGTGCCGA AGACCCCAGCCCCCGAAGGCCCCCGGTATCGGTTCCGGAAGAGGGACAAAGTGCTTTTCTATGGCCGGAAGATTATGCGGAAG GTGTCACAATCCACTTCCTCCCTGGTGGACGCCTCTGTCTCCACCACTTCCCGTCCCCGTATGAAGAAGAAACTTAAGATGCTCAACATTGCCAAGAA GATCCTGCGTATCCAGAAAGAGACACCAACACTTCAGCGGAAGGAGCCCCCGCCCGCAGTGCTGGAGGCTGACCTGACTGAGGGTGACCTGGCCAACTCCCACCTGCCCTCCGAGGTGCTATACATGCTCAAGAATGTCCG GGTGCTGGGCCACTTTGAGAAGCCACTCTTCCTGGAGCTGTGCCGGCACATGGTCTTCCAGCGGCTCAGCCAGGGCGACTATGTCTTCCGGCCAGGCCAGCCGGATGCCAGCATCTACGTGGTGCAGGATGGGCTGCTGGAGCTCTGCCTGCCAGGGCCT GATGGGAAGGAGTGCGTCGTGAAGGAAGTGGTCCCTGGAGACAGTGTCAACAGCCTCCTGAGCATCCTGGATGTCATCACT GGTCACCAGCATCCCCAGCGGACCGTGTCTGCCCGGGCAGCCCGTGACTCCACCGTGCTTCGGCTGCCTGTGGAGGCCTTCTCTGCCGTCTTCACCAAGTACCCCGAGAGCTTGGTGCGGGTGGTGCAG ATCATCATGGTAAGACTGCAGAGAGTCACCTTCCTGGCGCTTCACAACTACCTGGGTCTGACCAATGAGCTCTTCAGTCAT GAGATCCAGCCCTTACGCCTGTTCCCTAGCCCTGGCCTCCCAAGCCGCACCAGCCCAGTGCGTGGCTCCAAGAGGATGATCAGCACATCAGCTACCGAGGAGCCCCGGGAGACCCCTGGCCGGCCGCCTGACCCCACTGGGTCCTCACTGCCTGGACCTATAG GGGACCCCACGAAGCCCACATCCTTGGAagcacccccagcccctctgctgagTCGCTGCATCTCCATGCCAGTGGACATCTCAG GCTTGCAGGGCGGCCCCCGCTCTGACTTCGACATGGCATATGAACGTGGCCGGATCTCTGTGTCCCTGCAAGAAGAGGCCTCTGGGGGGCCCCAGGCAGCCCCTGCTCGG ACCCCAACTCAGGAGCCCCGGGAGCAGCCGGCGGGCGCCTGTGAGTACAGCTACTGTGAGGACGAGTCAGCCAGCGGTGGCTGCCCCTTCGGGCCCTACCAGGGCCGCCAGACAAGCAGCATCTTTGAAGCGGCAAAGCGGGAACTGGCCAAGCTGATGAGGATTGAG gaCCCCTCCCTCCTCAATAGCCGAGTTTTGCTGCATCACGCCAAAGCTGGCACCGTCATTGCCCGCCAGGGGGACCAG GATGTGAGCCTGCACTTCATTCTTTGGGGCTGCCTGCATGTGTACCAGCGCATGATCGACAAGGCGGAGGACGTGTGTCTGTTCGTGGCACAGCCAGGGGAGCTGGTGGGGCAGCTGGCGGTGCTCACCGGGGAACCCCTCATCTTCACACTGCGTGCCCAGCGAGACTGCACCTTCCTGCGCATCTCCAAGTCCGACTTTTATGA GATCATGCGTGCACAGCCCAGTGTGGTGCTGAGCGCTGCGCACACGGTGGCCGCGAGGATGTCGCCCTTTGTGCGCCAGATGGACTTTGCCATAGACTGGACGGCGGTGGAGGCCGGACGAGCGTTGTACAG GCAGGGTGACCGCTCTGACTGCACCTACATAGTGCTCAATGGGCGGCTGCGCAGCGTCATCCAGCGTGGCAGCGGCAAGAAGGAGCTGGTGGGGGAGTATGGCCGTGGGGACCTCATCGGAGTG GTTGAGGCGCTGACCCGGCAGCCGCGAGCCACGACGGTGCACGCAGTGCGCGACACAGAGCTGGCCAAGCTCCCAGAGGGCACCTTGGGCCACATCAAACGTCGGTACCCGCAG GTTGTGACTCGCCTTATCCACCTGTTAAGCCAGAAAATTCTAGGGAATTTGCAGCAGCTGCAAGGACCCTTCCCAG CAGGCTCCGGGCTGGGTGTCCCCCCACACTCGGAACTCACCAACCCAGCCAGCAACCTGTCTACGGTGGCCGTCCTGCCTGTGTGTGCTGAGGTGCCCATGATGGCCTTCACACTGGAGCTCCAGCACGCTCTGCAAGCCATTG GTCCCACACTCCTCCTCAACAGTGACATCATCCGGGCACGCCTGGGAGCCTCTGCGCTGGATAG CATCCAAGAGTTCCGCCTGTCAGGGTGGCTGGCGCAGCAGGAGGATGCGCACCGCATAGTGCTCTACCAGACAGACGCTTCACTGACGCCCTGGACCGTGCGCTGCCTGCGTCAGGCTGACTGTATTCTCATTGTGGGCCTGGGCGACCAGGAGCCCACTCTCGGCCAG CTGGAACAGATGCTCGAGAACACCGCAGTGCGCGCCCTCAAGCAGCTTGTGCTGCTGCACCGTGAGGAGGGCTCCGGCCCCACGCGCACCGTGGAGTGGCTCAACATGCGCAGCTGGTGCTCGGGGCACCTGCATCTGCGCTGTCCACGCCGACTCTTCTCCCGCCGCAGCCCTGCCAAGCTG CATGAGCTCTATGAGAAGGTTTTCTCCAAGCGCGCAAACCGGCACAGCGACTTCTCCCGCTTGGCGCGGGTGCTCACAGGAAACACCATTGCCCTGGTATTGGGCGGGGGTGGAGCCAG AGGCTGCTCACATATTGGGGTGCTGAAGGCACTAGAGGAGGCAGGAGTACCAGTTGACCTGGTGGGTGGCACATCCATCGGCTCCTTCATTGGGGCTCTGTACGCAGAGGAGCGCAGTGCCAGCCGCACTAAGCAACGAGCCCGGGAATGGGCCAAG AGCATGACTTCGGTGCTGGAGCCCATGTTGGACCTCACATACCCTGTCACCTCCATGTTCACCGGTTCAGCCTTTAACCGCAGCATCCACCGTgtcttccaagataagcagatTGAG GACCTGTGGCTGCCGTACTTCAACGTGACCACAGACATCACAGCCTCAGCCATGCGTGTCCACAAAGATG GCTCCCTGTGGCGGTATGTGCGTGCCAGCATGACGCTCTCAGGCTACCTGCCCCCGCTGTGCGACCCGAAGGATGGGCACCTGCTCATGGACGGCGGCTACATCAACAACCTGCCAG CGGACATCGCCCGCAGCATGGGTGCCAAAACAGTCATCGCCATCGACGTGGGGAGCCAGGACGAGACAGACCTCAGTACCTATGGGGATAGCCTGTCTGGCTGGTGGCTGCTATGGAAGCGGCTGAACCCCTGGGCAGACAAGGTGAAGGTTCCAGACATGGCAGAGATCCAGTCCCGCCTGGCGTATGTGTCCTGTGTGCGGCAGCTTGAGGTCGTCAAGTCCAGCTCCTACTGCGAGTACCTGCGCCCACCCATTGACTGCTTCAAGACCATGGACTTCGGGAAGTTCGACCAGATCTAT GATGTGGGCTACCAGTACGGGAAGGCCGTGTTTGGAGGCTGGAGCCGGGGCGATGTCATCGAGAAGATGCTGACAGACCGGCGCTCTACAGACCTCAACGAGAGCCGCCGTGCCGAC GTGCTCGCCTTCCCAAGCTCTGGCTTCACTGACTTGGCGGAGATCGTGTCGCGGATTGAGCCCCCCACCAGCTACGTCTCCGACGGCTGTGCTGACG GGGAGGAGTCGGACTGCCTGACGGAGTACGAGGAGGACGCGGGACCCGACTGCTCGAGGGACGAAGGCGGCTCCCCCGAGGGCGCGAGCCCCAGCACGGCCTCAGCCTCGGAGATG gaggaggagaagacagTCCTCCGGCACCGGCGCTTCCTGCCCCAGGAGCCTCCCAGCTCAGCTGCAGACACTTGA